In Mastigocladopsis repens PCC 10914, a single window of DNA contains:
- a CDS encoding type 2 lanthipeptide synthetase LanM family protein encodes MKVKTSDLTQIIAQASCLSERLGKQLQVTDSEQQLISRLQRWCKVSAHGNWEKFQKRLLWDGLDVEQVQQALRSLPVVDSQVLPVWSETLRAMIETASNFHPPSLTTINPQKPLAFQELLLPAISVARQQLLIRLGTNSLSDEHLPFKILSESSYLTFECSLLEKLLNLSAKTLTAEYSRFVALEQKLLHEVEIRPQNQTTHQDEYNTFVEKLLGNGMLGFFQQYPVLGRLMATAIDFWVEAIADFIQRLQADIPAIQQTFSPSQSHLGKVIDIQPSLSDPHHQGRTVIALTFESGLKLVYKPKGLGAEVAFTQFLDWCNQQDISLPFKVLKICDRSDYGWVEYVEHLPCEDKAAAQRFYQRAGMLLCLLHILRVTDCHHQNLVANGEHFVLVDMETLMHPEAKLMVDFPQVTEVEKIVGKQFWDSVVRTGLLPGWDFLENGCIAYQKNALSRCQNHPSPALTNVPMLDGIPLAGSDYLDEIVWGFEQMYRLLISRQHILLAEDSPLAALQNVQVRFIFRMTPIYGKILHHIQSPKWLRNGIDRSIEIDHLSRAFVVVDEKPHYWRILSKELQAMEQLDIPYFSAVPGSDELVLEPGESIAEYFQEPSYKTVQTQLENLSEADLSRQVEIIKGCFYAQGKSVDLQIDSITPDPVKSQSHNLVPLTKEQLLQEATRLAEEIQARAIWGSDGSVQWIGFNYFPNAKCFQFEPLGDNLYNGNSGIALFLAALDYVRGTNQFRELVMGALFSIRKFLQTFSFESHRRFARQGIGGGMGLGSLIYGLVTISKFLREPALVEDAAGIANLITPELIAADQQFDIIYGASGAILGLLSLYHHTQEPKILERAINCGQHLLNHQVKVAGIPQAWNILQQGQHPGFFHGAGGIAYALLRLYAVTADSAYLAAAKAAITYGWSVFLQQPEENIQSSRFDLAGEILLACLASLSILNTNDVYQELEIVLRTTRTNDLIDVDSIECGNFGKIEMLLLAAQKLNPPELREEAVIRASYIVNDAQLAGGYQFLKLPSSVFNPGLFQGTAGIGYELLRLVEDSLPSVLSF; translated from the coding sequence ATGAAAGTTAAAACATCTGACTTAACGCAGATTATTGCTCAAGCTAGCTGTTTATCTGAACGTCTGGGCAAACAGTTACAAGTTACTGATAGCGAACAACAGTTAATATCACGTCTTCAACGCTGGTGTAAAGTAAGTGCTCACGGAAACTGGGAAAAATTCCAGAAGCGGCTACTTTGGGACGGGTTAGATGTTGAGCAAGTACAGCAGGCCCTGCGATCGCTCCCTGTAGTGGATAGCCAAGTTTTACCAGTTTGGTCGGAGACTTTGAGGGCGATGATTGAAACCGCTTCTAATTTTCATCCCCCATCATTGACTACGATAAATCCGCAGAAACCTTTAGCATTTCAAGAACTATTGCTACCAGCAATCTCTGTGGCGCGACAGCAGTTATTAATTCGTTTGGGTACTAATTCCCTATCTGATGAACATCTACCTTTCAAAATACTCTCTGAGTCCTCTTACCTCACTTTTGAGTGTAGCTTGTTGGAAAAACTACTCAATCTTAGTGCCAAAACATTGACAGCAGAATATTCCCGTTTTGTTGCCTTGGAGCAGAAACTTCTCCATGAAGTGGAAATCAGACCACAAAACCAGACTACTCATCAAGATGAATACAATACTTTTGTGGAGAAACTCTTAGGGAATGGAATGTTAGGGTTTTTCCAACAATATCCCGTTTTAGGACGCTTAATGGCAACTGCTATTGATTTTTGGGTGGAAGCAATAGCAGATTTTATCCAGCGTCTGCAAGCAGATATTCCAGCAATTCAGCAAACATTTTCACCATCCCAGTCTCATCTAGGAAAAGTCATTGACATTCAGCCTTCGCTTTCCGATCCCCATCATCAAGGAAGAACGGTAATTGCCCTTACCTTTGAGTCGGGACTAAAACTAGTATATAAACCCAAAGGCTTAGGGGCAGAAGTAGCTTTTACTCAGTTCTTAGATTGGTGCAATCAGCAGGATATTTCCTTACCTTTCAAAGTTCTAAAAATATGCGATCGCTCTGATTATGGCTGGGTAGAATATGTTGAGCATCTACCCTGTGAAGACAAAGCAGCAGCACAACGGTTTTACCAGCGAGCGGGAATGCTATTGTGTTTACTGCATATCTTAAGAGTCACTGACTGTCACCATCAAAATTTAGTCGCCAATGGAGAACATTTTGTCCTGGTTGATATGGAAACCCTAATGCACCCAGAGGCAAAACTGATGGTAGACTTTCCCCAAGTAACGGAAGTTGAGAAAATAGTAGGTAAACAATTCTGGGATTCTGTAGTCCGTACCGGACTTCTCCCTGGTTGGGATTTTCTAGAAAATGGCTGCATTGCCTATCAAAAAAATGCCCTAAGCAGATGTCAGAACCATCCCTCTCCTGCACTAACGAACGTACCCATGTTAGATGGTATTCCTCTGGCAGGTAGCGACTATCTTGATGAAATTGTGTGGGGATTTGAACAGATGTATCGTTTGTTAATTTCCCGTCAGCATATTTTACTAGCCGAGGATAGTCCTTTGGCAGCATTGCAAAATGTGCAGGTACGATTTATCTTTAGGATGACGCCGATTTATGGAAAAATTTTACACCACATTCAATCCCCAAAATGGCTGCGTAATGGAATTGATAGAAGTATAGAAATTGATCACCTGAGTCGAGCGTTTGTGGTTGTTGACGAAAAACCTCACTATTGGCGGATTTTATCAAAGGAACTCCAGGCAATGGAGCAGTTAGATATTCCCTATTTTAGTGCTGTTCCTGGCAGCGATGAACTGGTGTTAGAGCCAGGGGAATCTATTGCAGAGTATTTCCAGGAACCAAGTTACAAAACTGTGCAGACTCAGCTAGAAAACTTAAGTGAAGCAGATTTGTCGCGACAAGTAGAGATTATTAAAGGGTGTTTTTATGCTCAAGGTAAGTCAGTAGATTTACAGATAGATTCAATCACTCCAGATCCCGTGAAAAGTCAGAGCCATAACCTGGTTCCTTTGACAAAAGAACAGTTACTCCAAGAAGCAACGCGACTGGCAGAGGAAATTCAAGCACGGGCAATTTGGGGAAGTGATGGTAGTGTCCAGTGGATTGGTTTTAACTACTTTCCCAATGCTAAGTGTTTTCAGTTTGAACCTTTGGGTGACAATCTCTACAACGGTAATAGCGGTATTGCTCTATTTTTGGCAGCTTTGGATTATGTGAGGGGAACAAACCAGTTCCGAGAATTGGTGATGGGAGCGTTGTTTTCTATCCGCAAGTTTTTACAGACATTTTCTTTTGAGTCCCATCGCAGGTTTGCCAGACAGGGAATTGGGGGTGGTATGGGTTTAGGTTCCCTTATCTACGGTTTGGTGACAATTAGCAAATTTCTCAGAGAACCTGCACTTGTGGAAGATGCAGCAGGGATTGCCAATCTCATTACCCCCGAATTGATTGCGGCTGACCAGCAATTTGATATTATTTATGGGGCATCTGGGGCTATTTTGGGGTTGTTGTCCCTCTATCACCATACTCAAGAGCCAAAGATTTTAGAACGAGCTATTAACTGCGGTCAGCATTTATTAAACCATCAAGTGAAGGTGGCAGGAATACCCCAGGCTTGGAATATTTTACAGCAAGGGCAACATCCGGGTTTCTTTCATGGTGCAGGGGGAATTGCTTATGCTCTACTCAGGCTCTATGCTGTCACCGCAGATTCAGCCTATTTAGCAGCAGCAAAGGCAGCAATTACTTATGGGTGGAGTGTCTTTCTACAACAACCAGAAGAAAATATTCAATCCAGTAGGTTTGATCTTGCAGGGGAAATTCTTCTAGCGTGTTTAGCTAGCTTATCTATTTTAAATACAAATGATGTTTATCAAGAATTAGAAATAGTTTTAAGAACTACACGTACAAATGATTTGATAGATGTAGATTCTATTGAGTGCGGTAATTTTGGCAAGATAGAAATGCTATTATTAGCTGCACAAAAACTTAACCCCCCAGAGTTACGAGAAGAGGCAGTTATAAGAGCTTCTTATATAGTAAATGATGCTCAACTTGCTGGAGGCTATCAATTTTTGAAATTGCCAAGTTCTGTGTTTAATCCTGGTTTATTTCAGGGGACTGCGGGGATAGGTTATGAGTTATTGCGGTTGGTTGAAGATTCGCTTCCTTCAGTATTATCCTTTTAG
- a CDS encoding endonuclease, with product MKFIKLLVLSLALIFFAWISPLQASPLAQVPTPTPSVEQRETTSLQNSQDVLTVATFNVENLDPRDRRFDNIAEIIVNNLKAPDVISLSEVQDNNGPTNDDVVNANQTYQKLIAAIENISGPAYDFVDIAPRDDQDGGEPGGNIRVGFLFRPSRVTLAKLPRRGGPLDAVAIRQGADGADLSLNPGRIDPTNNAFDDSRKPLAAEFLFNDQEFFVIANHFVSKRGGPPDDAKRENQAEIVNQFVGQLLQVDPDANVIVLGDLNDLPDSLTLKTLKGNVLENLTESLPAGDRYTYNFQGNRQLIDHLLVSKNLSVVAQPEIDIVHVNVGFSRSVSDHDPIVAAFTLPTQATTASPSRPVIQEAAASDSATILPELSNSSLVQELAQEYRPSQSLNYDRARDEMFGRIDNQDGVVTDVYASYQIRLTGDGDPSQEADRLGQNTEHVWPQSKGADKGNARSDLHHLFPAKKNINSERGNKPFADIADTSTEEWYRDDTEQTTIPSSEIDEFSESAFSRFEPREKVKGDIARAMFYFYTIYRSQGDAIDPNYFKDQRQTLCQWNQQDPPDNAEIERSHAIAEFQGNDNPFVLDITLAERAYCNS from the coding sequence ATGAAATTCATCAAATTGCTCGTACTTAGTCTTGCTCTCATTTTCTTTGCATGGATAAGTCCACTGCAAGCTAGTCCATTAGCTCAAGTGCCAACTCCTACACCTTCAGTTGAGCAACGTGAAACAACATCCCTACAAAATTCACAGGATGTCCTGACCGTTGCGACTTTCAATGTTGAGAATTTAGATCCTAGAGATCGACGCTTTGATAATATTGCCGAAATTATTGTCAATAATTTGAAAGCACCTGATGTCATCAGTTTAAGTGAAGTTCAGGATAACAACGGTCCAACAAATGATGACGTTGTTAATGCAAACCAGACGTACCAAAAACTGATTGCTGCTATCGAAAATATCAGTGGTCCAGCATACGACTTTGTTGACATTGCGCCCAGAGACGATCAGGATGGTGGAGAACCTGGAGGCAATATCCGTGTCGGCTTCTTGTTTCGACCTAGTCGGGTAACCCTAGCTAAACTGCCTAGAAGAGGTGGTCCATTAGATGCTGTGGCTATTCGCCAAGGTGCAGATGGTGCTGACCTCTCCCTGAATCCTGGTCGTATTGACCCCACGAATAATGCTTTCGATGACAGCCGTAAGCCACTTGCAGCAGAATTTTTATTTAACGATCAAGAATTTTTCGTCATTGCGAATCACTTTGTTTCCAAACGTGGAGGTCCGCCAGACGACGCTAAACGCGAGAACCAAGCCGAAATTGTTAATCAATTCGTAGGGCAACTCTTGCAGGTAGACCCTGATGCCAACGTGATTGTACTGGGGGATCTGAACGATTTACCAGATTCCCTAACTCTGAAGACTTTGAAGGGAAATGTTCTTGAGAATCTGACAGAAAGTTTACCAGCTGGCGATCGCTATACTTACAATTTCCAAGGAAATCGTCAATTAATTGACCACTTGTTGGTGAGTAAAAATCTTTCCGTTGTTGCTCAACCTGAGATTGACATTGTACATGTCAACGTTGGCTTCAGCAGGTCAGTCAGCGACCACGATCCCATCGTTGCAGCGTTTACACTACCCACTCAAGCAACCACCGCTTCCCCAAGCCGTCCCGTTATTCAAGAGGCTGCTGCTAGTGATTCAGCAACTATATTGCCTGAGTTATCCAACTCATCTCTTGTTCAGGAATTAGCACAGGAGTATAGACCTAGCCAATCCTTGAACTATGATCGAGCAAGAGACGAAATGTTTGGTAGAATTGACAATCAAGACGGCGTTGTGACAGATGTTTACGCTAGTTATCAAATTCGTCTCACTGGCGATGGTGATCCTAGCCAGGAAGCTGACAGACTAGGACAGAATACCGAACATGTTTGGCCACAAAGTAAGGGCGCTGACAAGGGTAATGCCCGAAGTGACCTTCACCATCTGTTTCCTGCCAAAAAAAATATTAATAGCGAGCGAGGCAATAAACCCTTCGCTGATATAGCCGACACCAGCACTGAGGAATGGTATCGAGATGATACTGAGCAAACGACCATTCCTAGCAGTGAAATTGACGAATTCAGCGAATCAGCATTCTCTAGATTTGAGCCTAGAGAGAAGGTGAAAGGGGATATTGCCAGGGCAATGTTCTACTTCTACACTATCTATCGTAGCCAGGGTGACGCAATAGACCCCAATTACTTTAAGGATCAGCGTCAGACTTTGTGTCAATGGAACCAGCAAGACCCTCCGGACAATGCTGAAATTGAGCGCAGTCATGCGATCGCCGAATTTCAGGGGAATGACAATCCATTCGTGCTAGATATCACATTAGCAGAACGGGCATACTGTAATTCCTAA
- a CDS encoding WD40 repeat domain-containing protein: KEIKTLTGHTSQVWEVHFSPDSKMLASASADNTVKLWDTSTGTEIKTLTGHTQGVGWVSFSPDSKMLASASADNTVKLWDTSTGKEIQTLTGHTNWVWGVSFSPDGKMLASASDDHTVKLWNTSTGTEIKTLTGHTERVKWVSFNPNGKMLASASDDKTVKLWNTSTGKEIQTLTGHRDAVWGVSFSPDCKMLASASADNTVKLWDTSTGTEIKTLTGHRDAVRGVSFSPDGKMLASASADDTVKLWDTSTDKEIKTLAEHTKEVNRISFSPDGKMLASASADNTVKLWDTSTGKEIKTLTGHIEGVLGVSFSPDGKMLASASADNTVKLWDTSTGKEIKTLTGHIEGVLGVSFSPDGKMLASASADNTVKLWRWDFEYLLKEGRNFMREYFKTNPPDNESDKHLCDGVGIPASVNIQAELNALCEILAKLETSDRRKIDNAFEDAQDELNKPQPDKNEVGKALDRAFDYAKKAEGFASMIAKLQPHITNITAWLGDNWQLDFGQSFLL; encoded by the coding sequence GCAAAGAAATTAAAACCCTTACTGGGCATACAAGCCAGGTTTGGGAAGTCCACTTCAGCCCCGATAGTAAAATGCTGGCTTCTGCAAGTGCTGACAATACGGTAAAACTATGGGATACCTCCACCGGCACAGAAATTAAAACCCTAACTGGGCATACACAAGGGGTTGGGTGGGTCAGCTTCAGCCCCGATAGTAAAATGCTGGCTTCTGCAAGTGCTGACAACACAGTAAAACTGTGGGATACTTCCACCGGCAAAGAAATTCAAACCCTAACTGGACATACAAACTGGGTTTGGGGGGTCAGCTTCAGCCCCGATGGTAAAATGCTGGCTTCTGCGAGCGATGACCACACGGTGAAACTGTGGAATACCTCCACCGGCACAGAAATTAAAACCCTTACTGGGCATACAGAAAGGGTTAAGTGGGTTAGCTTCAACCCCAATGGTAAAATGCTGGCTTCTGCGAGTGATGACAAGACGGTGAAACTGTGGAATACCTCTACCGGCAAAGAAATTCAAACCCTGACTGGGCATAGAGATGCGGTTTGGGGGGTCAGCTTCAGCCCCGATTGCAAAATGCTGGCTTCTGCAAGTGCTGACAATACGGTAAAACTATGGGATACCTCCACCGGCACAGAAATTAAAACCCTTACTGGGCATAGAGATGCGGTTCGGGGGGTCAGCTTCAGCCCCGATGGTAAAATGCTGGCTTCTGCAAGTGCTGACGACACGGTAAAACTGTGGGATACCTCCACCGACAAAGAAATTAAAACCCTTGCTGAGCATACAAAGGAGGTTAATAGGATCAGCTTCAGCCCTGATGGCAAAATGCTGGCTTCTGCAAGTGCTGACAACACGGTGAAACTGTGGGATACCTCCACTGGCAAAGAAATTAAAACCCTAACTGGGCATATAGAAGGGGTTTTGGGGGTCAGCTTCAGCCCCGATGGTAAAATGCTGGCTTCTGCAAGTGCTGACAACACGGTGAAACTGTGGGATACCTCCACTGGCAAAGAAATTAAAACCCTAACTGGGCATATAGAAGGGGTTTTGGGGGTCAGCTTCAGCCCCGATGGTAAAATGCTGGCTTCTGCAAGTGCTGACAACACAGTGAAACTATGGAGATGGGATTTTGAGTATTTACTCAAGGAAGGGCGCAATTTTATGCGCGAGTACTTTAAAACCAATCCCCCTGATAATGAAAGCGATAAGCATCTGTGCGACGGTGTAGGCATTCCTGCAAGCGTCAATATACAAGCAGAACTCAACGCCTTATGTGAGATCCTAGCGAAGTTAGAAACCTCAGACCGTCGTAAAATTGACAATGCCTTTGAAGATGCCCAGGACGAGCTAAATAAGCCACAACCAGATAAAAACGAGGTGGGTAAGGCATTAGATCGAGCTTTTGACTATGCAAAGAAAGCCGAAGGGTTTGCTTCTATGATCGCAAAACTTCAGCCACATATCACTAACATTACTGCTTGGCTAGGTGATAATTGGCAATTGGACTTTGGACAAAGCTTTCTTCTTTAG